The Triticum aestivum cultivar Chinese Spring chromosome 4B, IWGSC CS RefSeq v2.1, whole genome shotgun sequence sequence CCTGTTGCAGAGGATGCTCTTGGCACAGAAATTTGAACAGTGTGAGCGTTGCTTGTACCTCTTCCAGCTCCGGCCACAGGGTGTGCCCTTGGTGCACTGACAGTTGGCTCTCCTAGGCGAGTAACTTGAGCAGTGTGAGCACTGCTTGTACCACTTCCCTCTCTTGGCACATTGACACTCGGTGCTACGCTCAGTGAGGCTCTAACTGAAGTATGTGTGTTTCGGTTTTGGGTCACAACATCCTGAAGAGAAATCTGATTGCTAAGAAAAAGGCGGCCGAGTGGCGTCATTGTTGCGTACACAGCAGTTTCTGTTTCTGGATGAGACGCTGGAAGATTTCTGCACCTGAATGCCTCCCTCAGCATTTTCCATTTGGTTTCCTTATCCGTAGCATGACAATGATCGCCAACCGAGAGACCCTTACCCCAATAACTGCATGGAGCTGGGGCGTCGCACACAAAACAGTAGCACTGCATTTGGAAATCGGCAATGAAATGCCATTTAAAACAAATCTACTGTCTACTCAGCTAATATAATCATTATGTATCACATCGCCAGCAGCATCAGGGAGTTGAAATGTTCATGACTCACCATGTCACAATGCTTCTCGTGAGAGGTAGCGCCGAAGGGCATATTGGAACATAAATGGCGTGAGTGAGGGAAGTCACGGCATGCCACCTGCAGAAGCATAACCAATAATGAAAATATGATTCTGCAGGTAAACAGAAGTAGCATAGGCTCCACATAGAAGCTCCTAAACTCTGAAATGTCTTTGTCAAATTTGATTTCAACTTAAAAACCACATATATTCACAGAAAATACAAGCACATAAGCGTGGAAGAATTATGTTACAAGTTGAATAATGTATCTTTGACAACTTGCAACAAATTCAGTTATGCTTATCACCAAATTCAGATTACGGTGTGCTCTCCAAATCACTTTGCGAATCAATATGTCATATCTCTACCAAAAATGTCCTGAAGTATAACAAGGAGGTACTGCTTCTATTGTATCCACAAAATCAAATTGCAATTCCAAGATCAAAATGCAAGGATGCCAATACCTTGCCTTTCTCCGCAACTATCTGCAGCTCCTCATCGGAGCCGCCATCCTTCTCATCATTCACTACGACCGCGCTGAAAGGATCACTGTCTAGAATCACGcagtcatcatcgtcgtcgtcgtcttcaacgCCACCGGCCATGCCCTTCGGCTGCGGTGGCGCCACCGCCGGCGAATTCCTGGCCACCGGGAGAGAGTACTCCATCTCGGCCATGATCTCCATATCCCACGATGTCAACCCAACCATAGAAGAACTCGAGCACGGATCGCCCGCCACATCCCGAGACGACCCCGTGCTCCCAACCATAGAAGAACTCGAGCACagatcgcccgccgccgccggcgagttcCTGGCCACGGGGGACAGGTCCTCCTCCTGTTCATCAAAACGCAGCTCCCTGTCCACTGGGGGAGACTCCTCCATGTCGGAGCTGACCTCCACATCCCGCGGCGACCCCGTCCTCCCAACCATACAAGAACTCGAGCACAGATCGCCCACCGCCGCCGGTGAGTTCCTGGCCACGGGGGGCAGGTCCTCCTCATGATAATAAGAGAAAAGCAGCTCCCTGGCCACTTGGGGAGAGTACTCCATGTCGGACATGATCTCCGTATCCCGCGGCGACCCCGTCCTCACAGCCTGAGAAGAACTCGAGCACAGATCGCCGGGCCTCCTGGCGAGGATTCCAGCAGACGGACGCCCCCGGGGAGCCAGGAAAACCTGAGCGAGGCCGCAGAAACCCTGAACAAGGCCGCCGCAGCAGCCCAAGCTGTCGCCGCCTGCCATGGATCCGGAACCCCCAAAGGCCGCGCTACCAGGTAACGCCTCCGGGAGCAGGCGCGCCCAGCCCGTCGGGGTCGCTCAATGGCTTCTTACCGACGGGAATTCGGCGGCGATTGGGGGGCGAGGAGCTCGGCCCGCGCCGCCACCATGGCCAGCACCGTCTCTAGCAGACTGACTCCCGGTAAGATTGTAAACGGAGTACTGTACTGAGC is a genomic window containing:
- the LOC123093511 gene encoding uncharacterized protein — its product is MAGGDSLGCCGGLVQGFCGLAQVFLAPRGRPSAGILARRPGDLCSSSSQAVRTGSPRDTEIMSDMEYSPQVARELLFSYYHEEDLPPVARNSPAAVGDLCSSSCMVGRTGSPRDVEVSSDMEESPPVDRELRFDEQEEDLSPVARNSPAAAGDLCSSSSMVGSTGSSRDVAGDPCSSSSMVGLTSWDMEIMAEMEYSLPVARNSPAVAPPQPKGMAGGVEDDDDDDDCVILDSDPFSAVVVNDEKDGGSDEELQIVAEKGKVACRDFPHSRHLCSNMPFGATSHEKHCDMCYCFVCDAPAPCSYWGKGLSVGDHCHATDKETKWKMLREAFRCRNLPASHPETETAVYATMTPLGRLFLSNQISLQDVVTQNRNTHTSVRASLSVAPSVNVPREGSGTSSAHTAQVTRLGEPTVSAPRAHPVAGAGRGTSNAHTVQISVPRASSATGVGRSGTSNAHSAQVTRLAQSTVSAPRPQPAAGAGRGTSSAHTAQITRPVEPAVSAARAYSAARTGSGTSSAQSAQITRPVEQTVSTPRVCPAAGASSNAHSAQITYPATAGGYLPEPDAPEGATVYVGNLPYHIDNERLKLSFQRAGVVLFSKVIYNRETGQSRGFGFVTMNTVQEAEKAVRIYHGSGMYGRPLTVKIAAPRGGARVDAPRRQSGSPLRIFVCNLPSQVDNPRLEELFSKHGKVVDARVVYERREGASCSRGFGFVTMATDEESYKAIRALNKQILEGNALGVKVARERPNQGCLPLSNQIPPQNAGSQNQHTHTSVRASVNAAPTASAPRAYRAMDLEPA